Proteins from a single region of Neodiprion virginianus isolate iyNeoVirg1 chromosome 4, iyNeoVirg1.1, whole genome shotgun sequence:
- the LOC124302846 gene encoding solute carrier family 22 member 13-like codes for MPTVRPSADIDSIEDSDSDELSSSLTSIVTLDDILHYLEKRWLRGDFGLYQRMVSVMLMPFGFFNVFVYFGQMFMTLVPEEHWCRLPEVDGMSREEVRRRGIPPSEDVPYEGHELPFSRCWMYDVPLATLLSVQSPDPKWPMQRCHSWEFKFTSSDVPYTTIASELEWVCDKQYLVNLAQSIFFVGSIFGGILFGWMADKYGRIPVLVVANMFGFFAGMATVFARRFWHFGVCRFLVGFASDNNFTMMYILVLEYVGPKWRTWVANLSIAICFPLACCTLPWLALRLSNWKSIAIVTSAPLAFAVVTPIVVPESVRWLACQGRISEAIKIMRRIQSVNKTSVPDSLYADFKEDSENIVRFIRNEESRVLDLLRTPRLRRITILLIAIWGIIAMVFDGHIRNLGTMGLDIFFTFTISSATTFPADIFVAFTLDYYGRRWLSFASMFLSGLACFFASMTSGVYFAAFGLVGRFLINISYTIGLQYAAELLPTVVRAKGVAVIHIFGYATAILSPFIAYTRIFACQVPVVVLGILSTIGGILCLFLPETLDQELSQTLQEGEEFGKDQRFFDMPCLAPKQLEPKPNKHHLHAQRPAIRGEILRSSIISGAAGSKYRLSVWSRQVNSEGMSLSSRSNRVTFNDSSRPASPGSSKTNTICIPEANARSWERACSSDWSRLVVMWNSIFTNNPETPDTYTNSRKKAQAGISGIGILPKKVQAKEKKETDRERESDREREREREGDTRIEKVKLTAEEDISKNDHDMNGQEHLPYSKLLYE; via the exons ATGCCGACTGTGCGACCGTCCGCGGACATTGATAGCATCGAGGATTCCGATTCGGACGAGCTTAGCTCTTCGTTGACGAGCATAGTGACGCTCGACGACATCCTCCACTATCTCG AAAAACGTTGGCTCCGAGGCGACTTTGGACTCTACCAGCGCATGGTGTCGGTTATGCTGATGCCCTTCGGCTTCTTCAACGTCTTCGTCTACTTCGGTCAAATGTTCATGACTCTGGTGCCAGAGGAGCACTGGTGCAGGCTGCCGGAGGTCGATGGCATGTCTCGGGAGGAGGTCAGGCGCCGGGGAATACCTCCCAGCGAAGACGTACCCTACGAAGGTCACGAGCTACCGTTCTCTAGGTGCTGGATGTACGACGTACCGTTGGCGACTCTACTCTCGGTTCAAAGCCCTGACCCCAAGTGGCCGATGCAGCGCTGTCACAGTTGGGAGTTCAAGTTCACGTCGAGCGATGTTCCCTACACAACGATCGCTTCGGAGCTGGAATGG GTCTGCGACAAGCAGTACCTGGTAAACCTGGCCCAGAGCATATTCTTCGTGGGTTCGATATTCGGCGGGATTCTATTCGGATGGATGGCGGACAAGTACGGAAGGATCCCGGTGTTGGTAGTGGCAAACATGTTCGGTTTTTTCGCCGGGATGGCGACGGTATTTGCACGACGTTTCTGGCATTTCGGAGTGTGCAGGTTCCTCGTCGGTTTCGCATCCGACAACAACTTCACGATGATGTATATCCTGGTGCTCGAGTACGTCGGTCCGAAGTGGAGAACCTGGGTGGCGAACTTGTCGATCGCAATATGCTTTCCCTTGGCTTGCTGCACGCTCCCGTGGCTGGCACTGCGTCTCTCGAACTGGAAGAGCATCGCTATCGTAACGTCAGCGCCGCTGGCATTCGCGGTAGTGACGCCGATCGTGGTTCCCGAAAGCGTCAG GTGGCTGGCTTGTCAGGGAAGAATCAGCGAGGCGATCAAGATAATGCGCAGGATCCAAAGTGTGAACAAAACCTCGGTGCCTGACAGCCTGTACGCCGATTTCAAGGAGGATTCGGAAAACATCGTGCGATTCATTCGCAACGAAGAGTCGAGGGTCTTGGACCTTCTGCGAACGCCGAGACTACGGCGAATCACAATACTGCTGATAGCCATTTGGGGCATAATCGCTATGGTCTTCGACGGCCATATAAGGAACCTCGGCACCATGGGGCTCGACATATTCTTCACGTTCACCATATCCTCAGCGACGACCTTTCCTGCTGACATATTCGTCGCCTTCACCCTCGACTACTACGGCCGGAGGTGGTTGTCCTTTGCGTCGATGTTCCTCTCGGGCTTGGCCTGCTTCTTTGCATCTATGACCAGCGGTGTGTACTTCGCCGCCTTCGGACTGGTCGGCAGGTTCCTGATCAACATATCGTACACCATTGGGCTGCAGTACGCCGCCGAACTTCTACCGACGGTGGTGCGAGCGAAGGGAGTCGCCGTCATTCACATATTCGGGTACGCGACAGCCATCCTCTCCCCCTTCATCGCTTACACGAGGATATTCGCTTGTCAAGTGCCGGTCGTAGTTCTTGGGATTCTATCGACCATCGGCGGGATTCTCTGCCTCTTTCTTCCAGAAACGTTGGACCAAGAACTGTCCCAAACGTTGCAG GAGGGCGAAGAGTTCGGCAAGGACCAGAGGTTCTTCGACATGCCGTGCCTCGCGCCCAAGCAGCTTGAACCCAAGCCGAACAAGCATCACCTTCACGCCCAGCGGCCGGCGATCCGAGGCGAGATCCTGAGGAGCAGCATCATCTCAGGCGCCGCTGGGAGCAAGTATCGTCTTTCGGTCTGGTCGCGGCAGGTCAACTCCGAGGGAATGAGCCTGTCCTCGAGGAGCAACCGAGTCACCTTCAACGACAGTAGTAGACCAGCCTCGCCAGGATCCAGCAAGACCAAC ACGATTTGCATTCCCGAAGCTAACGCGCGATCATGGGAGCGAGCTTGTAGCTCCGACTGGTCTCGCCTTGTCGTGATGTGGAATTCcattttcacaaataatcCCGAAACCCCCGATACATATACCAACAGTCGTAAAAAAGCACAAG CCGGTATATCTGGCATTGGCATTTTGCCGAA GAAAGTTCAagcaaaagagaaaaaggagactgacagagagagagagagtgacagagagagagagagagagagagagggagataCACGGATAGAGAAAGTTAAATTAAC CGCTGAAGAAGATATCAGTAAAAACGACCACGACATGAATGGTCAAGAACATCTGCCGTACAGTAAATTATTGTACGAATAG